A genomic segment from Microaerobacter geothermalis encodes:
- a CDS encoding aldehyde ferredoxin oxidoreductase family protein, producing the protein MSLGGYRNREAWVDLTTGSVEYKTINEEYARKYVGGRGLGVRYMLDNGPEVEAFSPENLLCVMTGPLTGTRVNMSGRLCVVSKSPLTGTVTDSHMGGWTAARLKWAGLDNIIFKGKSDKPVYLLVENGEATLHDASDLWGKSTRETVKKLQERYGSETSVMAIGIAGENLVRFAGFINEHDRAAGRGGTGAVAGYKNLKAIVIKAEQKGNMPEANNKEKFPEAQKKALKALMDSPVTAPKKGGLSLYGTNVLTNIINEAGALPTRNSLESHFANAEAHSGETIRDTILVSEPTCHACPVACKKEVEVKDGKYKTKVESYEYESAWALGANCGCDNRDAIAYMINQCNEYGIDTIEIGNTLSMVMEASERGLIQEKISWGDADSMIDLIEKTVRREGIGDILAEGTGRAAEKFGDAQMAMVVKNQAIPAYDPRGIQGIGLGYATSNRGACHLRGYTVASEIMGIPEPTDRLKPEGKGELLKIFQDMLAFSDSLDICKFSSFAQNAEHYAEQYSSVVGIDITMDDVFKIGERIYNLERYYNNLAGFDGKDDQLPKRFLELPGTGGSKGEVSHLPQMLQEYYQARGWNNGVVPEKKLHELGIVS; encoded by the coding sequence ATGAGTTTAGGCGGTTATAGAAATCGTGAAGCATGGGTGGACCTTACAACGGGTTCTGTAGAGTACAAAACGATCAACGAAGAATATGCCCGCAAATATGTAGGAGGAAGGGGATTAGGAGTCCGATATATGCTTGATAACGGCCCTGAGGTGGAAGCCTTTTCTCCTGAGAATCTCTTGTGTGTGATGACTGGACCATTAACAGGAACAAGAGTAAACATGAGCGGAAGGTTATGTGTAGTATCAAAATCCCCTTTAACAGGAACAGTGACAGACTCCCATATGGGAGGATGGACGGCCGCCCGATTGAAATGGGCAGGTTTGGACAATATTATTTTCAAAGGGAAAAGTGATAAACCGGTTTATCTTCTGGTGGAAAATGGAGAAGCCACTTTACATGATGCCAGTGATCTTTGGGGGAAAAGCACCCGGGAGACAGTGAAAAAACTTCAGGAAAGATACGGAAGTGAAACCAGTGTTATGGCCATAGGCATTGCCGGAGAAAACTTGGTCCGTTTTGCGGGTTTTATCAATGAGCATGATCGCGCGGCGGGACGCGGCGGAACCGGTGCAGTGGCCGGATACAAGAATCTAAAGGCAATCGTGATTAAAGCAGAACAGAAAGGAAATATGCCGGAAGCCAATAATAAGGAGAAGTTTCCAGAAGCCCAGAAGAAGGCTTTGAAGGCACTGATGGATAGTCCGGTAACTGCTCCTAAAAAGGGTGGACTTTCCTTATATGGAACTAATGTTTTGACCAACATTATAAATGAAGCAGGAGCCCTTCCTACTCGAAACTCTTTAGAAAGTCACTTTGCAAACGCTGAAGCACACAGCGGGGAAACGATCCGTGATACCATCCTGGTGTCAGAACCTACCTGTCATGCTTGCCCTGTGGCCTGTAAGAAAGAAGTTGAAGTGAAGGATGGCAAATATAAGACGAAAGTAGAAAGCTATGAGTATGAATCGGCTTGGGCATTGGGGGCCAATTGCGGCTGTGACAACCGTGACGCCATCGCCTACATGATTAACCAATGTAACGAATATGGAATTGATACCATTGAGATTGGCAATACCCTGTCTATGGTGATGGAGGCTTCGGAAAGGGGACTCATCCAGGAGAAGATTTCTTGGGGAGACGCAGACAGCATGATTGATCTGATTGAAAAGACTGTGAGGCGTGAAGGAATCGGTGATATCTTGGCTGAAGGAACGGGTCGTGCTGCTGAGAAATTTGGTGATGCCCAGATGGCAATGGTTGTAAAAAATCAAGCTATTCCAGCCTATGACCCCCGAGGAATCCAAGGGATTGGGTTAGGATATGCCACCAGTAACCGGGGTGCCTGTCACCTTCGCGGATATACTGTAGCCAGTGAAATTATGGGGATCCCAGAACCGACGGATAGGTTAAAACCGGAAGGAAAAGGAGAACTGCTGAAAATATTTCAGGATATGTTGGCTTTCTCAGATTCCCTTGATATTTGCAAATTCTCCTCATTTGCTCAAAATGCAGAACATTATGCTGAACAATATTCAAGTGTCGTTGGTATTGATATTACGATGGATGATGTTTTTAAAATTGGGGAACGGATTTACAACTTAGAAAGGTATTACAATAATTTGGCCGGATTTGACGGCAAGGATGACCAGTTGCCGAAGCGTTTCCTTGAGCTTCCGGGAACAGGGGGAAGTAAGGGAGAGGTGAGCCACCTGCCCCAAATGCTGCAGGAGTACTACCAAGCAAGGGGCTGGAACAACGGAGTGGTGCCAGAGAAAAAGCTCCATGAGCTGGGAATTGTATCCTAG
- the lpdA gene encoding dihydrolipoyl dehydrogenase — translation MVVGEFTTEVDVLVIGAGPGGYVAAIRAAQLGKNVTLVDKEGEFGGVCLNRGCIPSKALISAAHLYKTINHAAAMGIEAQRIEVNFQKVQEWKQRVVNKLTGGVGSLLKGNKVQVLKGEALFVNEKEVRIFDGYEVNRYRFNHCIIATGSRPVELKNIPFGGRILSSTEALELTEVPRSMVVIGGGYIGIELSQVYAKFGTKVTILEGTDSILPGFDKEMTRWVTRQLKKDGVEVYTEVMAKSAEPSDNGVTVTFNVKEDEKKIAAEYVLVTVGRVPNTNDLGLDAINMQMDERGYIEIDRQCRTSVSDIYAIGDIVPGPALAHKASYEGKVAAEAIAGKASAIDYKVIPSVVFSDPEMASVGLSESEAKEQGYHVSVGKFPYAANGRALSMNVGDGFVKIVADKETGLVLGSQIVGLEASNLIAEMGLAIEMGTTLEDISLTIHAHPTLGEIIMEAAEGALGHAIHQVSK, via the coding sequence ATGGTTGTTGGAGAATTTACAACTGAAGTCGATGTATTGGTGATTGGTGCAGGCCCTGGGGGATATGTGGCGGCCATAAGGGCTGCCCAATTAGGTAAAAATGTTACATTGGTAGATAAAGAAGGTGAATTTGGAGGAGTTTGTCTTAACCGTGGGTGTATCCCCTCCAAAGCTTTAATCTCTGCTGCTCATCTGTATAAAACCATAAACCATGCGGCAGCCATGGGCATTGAAGCACAAAGAATAGAAGTAAATTTTCAAAAAGTTCAGGAGTGGAAGCAAAGAGTGGTCAATAAACTGACCGGCGGAGTTGGTAGTTTATTGAAGGGGAATAAGGTTCAGGTATTAAAAGGCGAAGCCCTTTTTGTCAATGAAAAAGAGGTGCGTATCTTTGACGGATATGAGGTGAACCGATATCGCTTTAACCATTGCATTATTGCCACAGGATCCCGGCCCGTTGAGTTAAAAAATATTCCTTTTGGCGGACGAATTCTCTCTTCCACCGAAGCCTTGGAATTGACGGAAGTTCCAAGATCTATGGTCGTAATTGGTGGAGGCTACATTGGGATTGAATTGAGCCAGGTTTATGCCAAGTTTGGAACGAAGGTGACCATTTTAGAGGGGACAGATTCCATTTTACCTGGCTTTGATAAGGAGATGACACGTTGGGTTACCCGTCAACTAAAAAAGGACGGAGTAGAAGTATATACGGAAGTAATGGCAAAAAGTGCTGAACCCTCAGATAATGGGGTAACCGTTACCTTTAATGTGAAGGAAGATGAGAAGAAAATAGCTGCAGAGTATGTCCTGGTTACGGTCGGTCGCGTTCCTAATACGAACGACTTGGGACTTGATGCCATCAATATGCAAATGGATGAACGGGGCTATATTGAAATTGATCGGCAATGCCGGACCAGTGTCAGTGACATTTATGCCATCGGGGATATTGTTCCTGGTCCTGCTTTGGCCCATAAGGCATCCTATGAAGGAAAAGTAGCCGCAGAGGCGATTGCGGGGAAGGCAAGTGCCATCGATTATAAAGTGATCCCTTCCGTCGTGTTTTCAGATCCTGAAATGGCCAGTGTCGGATTATCCGAATCGGAAGCAAAGGAACAAGGATATCATGTATCGGTGGGCAAGTTTCCATATGCAGCCAATGGCCGGGCATTATCGATGAATGTTGGGGATGGTTTTGTAAAAATTGTCGCTGATAAAGAAACGGGGCTGGTATTGGGGTCACAAATTGTTGGTCTGGAAGCTTCCAATTTAATTGCAGAAATGGGATTAGCCATTGAAATGGGAACGACGCTGGAAGATATCTCCTTAACGATCCATGCCCATCCCACCTTAGGGGAAATCATCATGGAAGCGGCAGAAGGAGCCTTAGGCCACGCCATACATCAAGTAAGCAAGTAA
- a CDS encoding molybdopterin molybdotransferase MoeA — MKFFNVHTVEEAFQVIDVQFLPFRPPIVLPLEEALGKVLAEDIISLEDVPPFSRSAVDGYAVIAKDTYGASESLPAFLQVSDSIEMGQEAKTPLTTGQAQSIPTGGMLPPGADAIVMIEHVEDIGGLLNVYRQVSPGENVIRAAEDVEKGEKVMPKGKRLRPQDLGVLAAIGQMEVKVYPSPTIGLLSTGDEIVSPDTKELMPGQIRDINRIVIRAAVEQLGGRVIDGGIVRDDYEEYFKRASQLFEQSDFLILSGGSSVGTRDYTTQVLQALGEPGVLIHGVSVKPGKPTIIGKAQGKPVMGLPGHPASALIIFDLFGRRIIERLQDLSPKAYDGRLSAKISRNIPSAVGRTDYIRVRLEERDGQLWANPVFGKSGLIFTMVESDGIVEIPSQKEGILEGETVQVMLFEGSGHRC; from the coding sequence ATGAAATTTTTCAATGTTCATACAGTGGAAGAGGCATTTCAAGTGATTGATGTACAGTTTCTTCCGTTTAGGCCTCCGATTGTACTTCCCCTAGAAGAAGCTTTGGGAAAGGTTTTAGCGGAAGATATTATTTCATTAGAAGATGTACCTCCATTTTCAAGGTCTGCTGTAGACGGATATGCTGTCATTGCCAAAGATACTTACGGGGCATCTGAATCCCTTCCGGCATTTCTACAAGTTTCAGATAGCATAGAAATGGGACAAGAGGCCAAAACGCCATTGACAACTGGACAAGCGCAGTCCATTCCTACTGGCGGTATGCTTCCACCCGGTGCTGATGCCATTGTGATGATTGAGCATGTGGAAGATATCGGGGGATTGTTAAATGTTTACCGTCAGGTATCCCCTGGAGAAAATGTGATTCGGGCTGCGGAAGATGTGGAAAAAGGGGAAAAAGTGATGCCCAAGGGGAAGCGTTTAAGACCTCAGGATTTGGGAGTTCTTGCCGCCATTGGACAGATGGAGGTTAAAGTATATCCTTCTCCAACAATAGGCCTGCTTTCCACCGGTGATGAGATTGTTTCACCTGATACAAAAGAATTAATGCCAGGTCAGATTCGGGATATTAACCGGATTGTAATTCGAGCTGCTGTGGAACAGCTAGGGGGTAGAGTAATTGATGGTGGAATCGTCCGAGATGATTATGAAGAGTATTTCAAACGGGCTTCCCAATTATTTGAGCAAAGTGACTTTTTGATTCTATCAGGGGGAAGTTCCGTTGGAACCAGAGATTATACTACCCAGGTGCTGCAGGCTTTGGGAGAACCGGGCGTCCTTATTCATGGTGTATCAGTTAAACCCGGAAAACCCACTATTATCGGAAAAGCGCAAGGAAAGCCGGTCATGGGTCTTCCCGGTCATCCTGCTTCAGCCCTGATAATTTTTGATTTATTTGGACGCCGGATCATCGAGCGGTTACAAGATCTGTCGCCTAAAGCCTATGATGGGCGGCTCTCGGCAAAAATCAGCCGGAATATTCCTTCTGCTGTCGGAAGGACAGATTATATTCGGGTGAGATTGGAGGAAAGAGACGGGCAATTATGGGCAAATCCAGTTTTTGGTAAATCAGGATTAATTTTTACCATGGTGGAAAGTGACGGGATCGTGGAAATTCCATCCCAAAAAGAAGGAATTCTTGAAGGGGAAACCGTGCAGGTTATGCTGTTTGAAGGGAGTGGACATCGATGTTGA
- a CDS encoding dihydrolipoamide acetyltransferase family protein, with protein sequence MGLFQFKLPDIGEGIHEGEIVKWHVKPGDEIEEDQVILEVQNDKATVEIPSPVGGKVKEVLVDEGTIAEVGDVLITFEVKGEAVAKENDTASVVQNEAEEKTTLSKERVAETADTRKILATPSVRKYAREKGVDLAKVNGTGRHGQITREDIETFLSGAQGDNVAEDKGAEEQAVNVSTAKGKDAVNRTVQAVPDALPFVEAVGRFEERVPLKGIRKVIASAMTKSMYTAPHVTLMDEADVSKLVALRQKAKPIAEKKGIKLTYLPFIAKALVVGAKQFPAINASIDDEKQEIVYKKYYHIGIATDTENGLIVPVVTNADRKNIWTIASEIADLAKRGREGKLAPHELKGSTLTISNIGSAGGLFFTPVINWPEAAILGVGRISEKPVVKNGEITTASVMALSLSFDHRLIDGVTGQQFMNYIKQLLEDPQLLVMEV encoded by the coding sequence GTGGGACTGTTTCAATTTAAGTTGCCGGATATCGGAGAAGGTATCCATGAAGGTGAAATCGTAAAATGGCATGTGAAACCAGGAGATGAGATAGAGGAAGATCAAGTGATTTTGGAAGTGCAAAATGACAAGGCCACTGTGGAGATTCCTTCACCGGTGGGAGGGAAGGTAAAAGAAGTACTAGTTGATGAAGGAACCATTGCTGAAGTGGGAGATGTGTTAATTACCTTTGAGGTTAAAGGAGAGGCTGTTGCAAAGGAAAATGACACTGCTTCAGTAGTACAAAATGAAGCTGAAGAAAAAACAACTCTTTCAAAAGAACGGGTAGCAGAAACCGCTGACACCAGGAAGATCCTCGCTACCCCCAGTGTCCGCAAGTATGCCCGTGAAAAAGGGGTGGATTTGGCAAAGGTTAACGGTACGGGAAGACATGGACAGATCACAAGGGAGGATATAGAGACCTTTTTGTCTGGTGCCCAAGGAGATAATGTAGCAGAGGATAAAGGAGCAGAGGAGCAAGCTGTAAATGTGAGCACAGCGAAAGGGAAAGATGCAGTGAATCGAACAGTGCAGGCAGTGCCGGATGCCCTGCCTTTTGTTGAAGCTGTTGGACGTTTCGAAGAACGTGTTCCATTAAAGGGGATAAGAAAAGTAATTGCCAGTGCAATGACGAAATCCATGTATACGGCCCCCCATGTTACCTTGATGGATGAAGCAGATGTATCCAAATTAGTGGCCCTTCGGCAAAAGGCAAAACCAATTGCGGAGAAAAAAGGGATAAAGCTCACCTACCTTCCTTTTATCGCCAAGGCATTGGTGGTTGGTGCTAAGCAGTTTCCTGCGATAAATGCATCCATAGATGATGAGAAACAAGAAATTGTTTATAAAAAGTATTATCATATAGGAATTGCCACCGATACAGAAAATGGGTTGATTGTACCTGTGGTAACAAACGCTGACAGGAAAAATATATGGACAATTGCTAGTGAGATTGCCGACCTAGCCAAACGGGGAAGGGAAGGAAAGTTGGCTCCTCATGAGTTAAAGGGAAGCACCCTGACCATCAGCAACATCGGCTCAGCAGGAGGGTTGTTCTTTACACCTGTGATTAACTGGCCAGAGGCAGCCATTTTAGGGGTTGGCCGTATCTCTGAAAAACCTGTTGTTAAAAATGGAGAAATTACCACAGCTTCCGTCATGGCTCTATCTTTAAGTTTTGACCATCGGTTAATTGATGGAGTAACCGGACAGCAATTTATGAATTACATCAAGCAGCTGCTTGAAGACCCGCAGTTGCTGGTGATGGAGGTATAA
- a CDS encoding ThiF family adenylyltransferase, which translates to MNQQIRYSRQLLFPPIGREGQEKLANSRVTIVGMGALGSVHANHMVRSGVGYVRIIDRDFVEPSNLQRQILYDESDAKENLPKVIAAKKKLEAINSDVTIDAVLTDLNALNAEDLLKESDLVLDGTDNFQVRFLINDVCVKHGIPWVYGGAVSAKGMFAVIRPGITPCLRCLFHQPVESGHTETCDTVGVIAPVVSIIASFQAVEALKILVGDEEHINPNLEHYLVWENQHMQMSIKKARNPECPSCGKREFEFLDPAKETNQAVSLCGRNTVQILPSHQQKLNLDLLASKLKNIGKTEQNHFLLRFYIDDYNLVIFPDGRVLVQGTDDLTVARSLYAKYIGM; encoded by the coding sequence ATGAATCAACAAATTCGTTATTCCAGGCAGCTTCTATTCCCGCCAATCGGCAGAGAAGGACAAGAAAAATTAGCCAATAGCCGGGTTACCATCGTGGGGATGGGAGCATTGGGGAGTGTCCATGCAAACCATATGGTTCGAAGTGGTGTTGGTTATGTTCGGATCATCGATCGGGATTTTGTGGAGCCTTCCAACTTACAGCGGCAAATTTTATATGATGAGTCAGATGCCAAAGAGAATTTGCCTAAAGTAATTGCGGCCAAAAAGAAATTGGAAGCCATCAATTCTGATGTTACCATTGATGCCGTACTAACTGACTTAAATGCGTTAAATGCAGAGGATTTGCTAAAAGAGAGCGATCTTGTTCTGGATGGGACAGATAATTTTCAAGTTCGTTTTTTGATTAATGATGTGTGTGTGAAGCATGGAATTCCCTGGGTTTATGGAGGTGCGGTCAGTGCAAAGGGAATGTTTGCAGTCATACGGCCAGGGATAACCCCTTGTTTGCGATGCCTTTTCCATCAACCGGTTGAATCCGGCCACACTGAAACTTGTGACACCGTTGGTGTGATTGCTCCTGTGGTCAGTATCATTGCTTCCTTTCAGGCAGTGGAAGCTTTAAAGATCCTGGTTGGAGATGAGGAACATATCAACCCCAATTTGGAACATTATCTTGTTTGGGAAAACCAACATATGCAGATGAGCATAAAAAAAGCAAGAAATCCTGAATGTCCTTCTTGCGGAAAAAGGGAATTTGAATTCCTCGACCCCGCCAAAGAAACAAATCAGGCTGTATCTTTGTGTGGGAGAAATACGGTGCAAATTCTTCCAAGTCATCAACAGAAATTAAATCTGGATCTGTTGGCTTCGAAATTAAAAAATATAGGAAAAACGGAACAGAATCATTTTCTGCTCCGCTTCTATATCGATGATTATAATCTTGTCATATTCCCCGATGGACGGGTCCTTGTGCAGGGAACCGACGATTTAACTGTCGCCCGATCCCTTTATGCCAAATACATTGGCATGTAA
- a CDS encoding substrate-binding domain-containing protein, with translation MKRQSFIVLMVLFFTIGIAAGCSNSANEPVQGQDKPGNTPDKTNGMIRLATTTSTKDSGLLDQLIPAFTQKYGIEVQVLAQGTGQAIKTGEMGDVDVILVHARSAEDQFVAEKHGVNRRDVMYNDFVVLGPADDPAGIKGMDVTNAMKKLSEGKAKFISRGDDSGTHKKEKSLWSKAQIKPSGDWYLSVGKGMGDTLIMTNELQAYTLSDRGTYLSMKDKLNLKVLVEGDKLLFNPYGIIAVNPEKHPGVNFQGAMKLIQFITSDEGKKIITEFKVNGEQLFYIDK, from the coding sequence GTGAAGCGTCAATCTTTTATTGTTCTAATGGTGCTGTTTTTTACGATTGGAATTGCAGCGGGTTGCTCCAATTCAGCGAATGAACCCGTTCAAGGGCAGGATAAGCCAGGTAACACACCGGACAAAACAAATGGCATGATCCGGCTTGCTACGACAACCAGCACCAAAGATTCAGGGCTGTTGGATCAATTGATCCCAGCCTTTACCCAAAAATATGGTATCGAGGTCCAAGTGTTGGCCCAGGGAACCGGTCAAGCGATAAAAACGGGAGAAATGGGAGATGTTGATGTGATTTTGGTCCATGCCAGATCTGCTGAAGATCAATTCGTAGCTGAGAAGCACGGTGTTAACCGCAGAGATGTCATGTACAATGATTTTGTCGTTTTGGGACCCGCTGATGATCCGGCAGGAATAAAGGGAATGGATGTAACGAATGCAATGAAGAAATTGTCCGAAGGAAAGGCAAAGTTTATTTCCCGTGGAGATGACTCAGGTACCCATAAAAAAGAAAAGAGTCTTTGGAGTAAAGCTCAAATTAAACCATCAGGAGATTGGTATCTTTCTGTCGGAAAGGGAATGGGTGACACCCTAATCATGACCAATGAATTGCAGGCTTATACATTGTCTGACCGGGGGACCTACCTTTCGATGAAGGATAAGTTAAATCTGAAGGTACTGGTTGAAGGGGATAAGCTGTTATTTAATCCCTATGGAATCATTGCTGTCAATCCAGAAAAGCACCCTGGAGTTAATTTCCAGGGTGCCATGAAATTGATTCAATTTATTACATCCGATGAGGGGAAAAAGATCATTACTGAGTTTAAAGTAAACGGGGAACAGCTTTTTTACATTGACAAATAA
- a CDS encoding alpha-ketoacid dehydrogenase subunit beta, giving the protein MAQMTMIKAITEAMHLELKRDPNVLVFGEDVGKNGGVFRATEGLQQEYGENRVFDTPLAESGIGGLAIGLSLQGFRPVVEIQFFGFVFEVFDSIAGQAARMRYRSGGRYHCPIVFRSPYGGGVKTPELHGDSLEGLMAQTPGLKVVIPSNPYDAKGLLISAIRDNDPVIFLEHMKLYRSFRGEVPEGEYTVPIGKANVVREGEDITLITYGAMVQTSLKAAEELEKNRGVKVEVIDLRTVSPIDIETIVQSIKKTNRAIVVQEAQRMAGVAAEVIAQINERAILHLEAPVLRVTAPDTIYPFASIEDEWLPNPKRVIDGVNQVLDF; this is encoded by the coding sequence ATGGCACAAATGACCATGATTAAGGCGATCACCGAGGCGATGCATCTCGAGTTGAAACGTGATCCCAATGTATTAGTATTTGGTGAAGATGTCGGGAAAAACGGGGGGGTTTTCCGGGCTACAGAAGGGTTGCAGCAGGAATACGGTGAAAATCGAGTGTTTGATACGCCATTGGCTGAATCAGGAATTGGTGGCTTGGCCATAGGGCTTTCCCTTCAAGGGTTTCGTCCCGTTGTCGAAATCCAGTTTTTCGGTTTCGTATTTGAAGTGTTCGATTCCATTGCCGGCCAGGCAGCGAGAATGAGATACCGGTCTGGGGGGAGATATCATTGTCCGATTGTTTTTCGCTCTCCCTATGGTGGGGGGGTAAAAACACCTGAGCTTCATGGGGATAGTTTAGAAGGACTAATGGCCCAAACTCCCGGGCTGAAAGTGGTCATCCCGTCAAACCCCTATGATGCTAAGGGATTATTAATTTCTGCCATTCGGGATAATGACCCAGTTATCTTTCTTGAGCATATGAAATTGTACCGCTCTTTCCGTGGTGAAGTACCTGAGGGAGAATATACGGTTCCTATAGGAAAAGCGAACGTGGTTCGGGAAGGTGAGGATATTACCCTCATCACTTACGGAGCCATGGTCCAAACTTCTTTAAAGGCTGCGGAAGAACTGGAGAAAAACAGAGGGGTTAAAGTGGAAGTTATTGATCTTAGAACAGTGAGCCCCATTGATATTGAAACCATCGTCCAATCCATAAAAAAGACAAACCGTGCCATTGTCGTTCAAGAAGCTCAAAGAATGGCAGGAGTGGCTGCAGAAGTGATCGCACAAATCAATGAACGGGCCATATTGCATTTGGAAGCGCCGGTATTGCGGGTTACAGCACCGGATACCATATATCCCTTTGCTTCCATTGAAGATGAATGGTTGCCCAATCCAAAACGGGTTATTGATGGAGTAAATCAAGTATTGGACTTTTAA
- the pdhA gene encoding pyruvate dehydrogenase (acetyl-transferring) E1 component subunit alpha: MSITLEKGRKGQFQTLSILDADGNVVNQEEMPLLSDETLREFMRKMVFTRIWDQRAISLNRQGRLGFYAPVAGQEATMIGSQSAIQKEDFILPSYRDIPQIVWHGLPLYQAFLYSRGHQHGGQIPEGVNVLMPQIIIGAQIVQTTGIAMGFKLRGKKNVALTYIGDGGTSQGDFYEGINFAGVYKVPAIFIIQNNRYAISVPLELQTAAETLAQKAVAAGVPGIQVDGMDVLAVYKAVSDAAERGRRGEGPTVIETLTYRFGPHTLAGDDPTRYRTLEETNEWEKRDPLIRFRKYLEKKKLWTEEDENRVIEEAKQAVADAIKKADEYEKMTIPGLIDSMFEELPSYLQEQKALYSVKEGK; encoded by the coding sequence ATGAGTATAACCCTCGAGAAGGGAAGAAAAGGTCAATTTCAAACGCTTTCCATATTAGATGCTGACGGTAATGTAGTTAATCAGGAAGAAATGCCCCTGTTGTCTGATGAAACGCTTCGTGAGTTCATGAGGAAAATGGTTTTTACAAGAATTTGGGACCAGCGAGCGATCAGTTTGAATCGTCAGGGACGTTTAGGCTTTTATGCCCCTGTGGCCGGGCAGGAAGCAACGATGATCGGAAGTCAGTCTGCCATTCAGAAGGAAGATTTTATCCTGCCAAGCTATCGGGACATACCCCAGATCGTATGGCACGGACTTCCTTTATATCAAGCATTTCTATATTCCCGCGGTCACCAGCATGGAGGACAAATTCCCGAAGGGGTAAACGTGTTGATGCCCCAAATTATTATCGGTGCCCAAATCGTTCAAACTACGGGTATCGCCATGGGGTTTAAATTAAGGGGCAAAAAAAATGTAGCACTTACCTATATTGGTGACGGTGGAACGTCCCAAGGGGATTTTTATGAGGGGATTAATTTTGCCGGGGTATATAAAGTTCCAGCCATTTTTATCATTCAAAACAATCGATATGCCATTTCTGTTCCCTTAGAACTGCAAACTGCAGCAGAGACATTGGCCCAAAAAGCGGTTGCAGCAGGTGTTCCTGGGATTCAAGTGGATGGAATGGATGTGTTGGCTGTATATAAAGCAGTCTCTGATGCGGCGGAACGAGGGAGAAGAGGGGAAGGTCCTACGGTGATAGAAACCCTTACTTATCGCTTTGGCCCCCATACGCTGGCAGGTGACGACCCGACCCGTTACCGGACCCTGGAGGAAACCAATGAATGGGAGAAGAGGGATCCGCTCATTCGTTTCCGCAAATACTTGGAAAAGAAGAAGCTGTGGACAGAGGAAGATGAAAACCGTGTCATTGAAGAGGCCAAACAGGCGGTAGCGGATGCCATCAAAAAAGCAGATGAATATGAAAAGATGACTATTCCTGGACTGATTGACAGTATGTTTGAAGAACTGCCTTCATATTTACAAGAACAGAAGGCCTTATATTCGGTAAAGGAGGGGAAATAA
- a CDS encoding ubiquitin-like small modifier protein 1, with protein sequence MKIKLFATFREICSMKELHIPLNHGNNDVKTVLKQLIENHPQMKEELFIDDDQLKPLVHVFVNGKNIIHGKGLATPLKESDEIALFPPVGGG encoded by the coding sequence ATGAAGATTAAGCTATTTGCCACCTTTCGGGAAATTTGCTCAATGAAAGAACTGCATATTCCCCTTAATCATGGAAACAACGATGTAAAAACAGTACTGAAGCAGCTCATTGAAAACCATCCTCAGATGAAAGAAGAACTGTTTATTGATGATGATCAATTAAAACCCCTAGTCCATGTGTTTGTGAATGGCAAAAATATCATTCATGGCAAAGGATTGGCCACTCCTCTAAAGGAAAGTGATGAAATCGCTCTATTCCCTCCGGTAGGAGGTGGATGA